From a single Natronorubrum tibetense GA33 genomic region:
- a CDS encoding alpha/beta fold hydrolase yields the protein METVTHHGRETAYDVADRGGDGPPICFVHGSGGSSDVWSAQHRLADRNPVVALDLSGHGDSDDIDAQPGYTTLSAYADDVLAVVEATESRVLVGNSLGGAVVMQLLIERDPDVDAAVLAGTGARLGVLEDLLDWLKNDFERAIEFLHGPDRLFHDPDPALREESIEQLRETGQAVTHRDFLTCHEFDVREELSAIHWPVLAAHGEYDKLTPPRYHEYLAEEIDDAWIASLEDAAHLAMVEQPEAFNAAVAEYLNIVYENDGEFTEE from the coding sequence ATGGAGACAGTGACACACCACGGCCGAGAGACGGCCTACGACGTCGCCGACCGCGGCGGAGACGGCCCACCGATCTGTTTCGTCCACGGGAGTGGCGGGTCGAGCGACGTCTGGTCCGCCCAGCATCGCCTCGCCGACCGAAACCCCGTCGTCGCGCTCGACCTGAGCGGTCACGGCGATTCCGACGATATCGATGCCCAACCCGGCTATACGACGCTCTCCGCGTACGCGGACGACGTGTTGGCCGTCGTCGAGGCGACCGAGAGCAGGGTTTTAGTGGGCAACTCGCTGGGGGGTGCCGTCGTCATGCAACTCCTGATCGAGCGCGACCCCGATGTCGATGCCGCCGTGCTAGCGGGGACCGGCGCACGACTCGGCGTCCTCGAGGATCTTCTCGACTGGCTCAAAAACGATTTCGAGCGCGCTATCGAATTCCTCCACGGGCCGGATCGACTCTTTCACGATCCCGACCCGGCGCTTCGGGAGGAGTCGATCGAACAACTCCGCGAGACCGGTCAGGCCGTCACCCATCGGGATTTTCTGACGTGTCACGAGTTCGATGTCCGAGAGGAACTGTCGGCGATCCACTGGCCCGTTCTCGCAGCCCACGGCGAGTACGACAAGTTGACGCCGCCGAGATACCACGAATACCTCGCCGAGGAGATCGACGACGCCTGGATCGCGAGTCTCGAGGACGCCGCACATCTGGCGATGGTCGAGCAACCCGAGGCGTTCAACGCCGCAGTCGCTGAGTATCTGAATATCGTGTACGAGAACGACGGCGAGTTCACCGAGGAGTGA
- the panB gene encoding 3-methyl-2-oxobutanoate hydroxymethyltransferase, producing MATVRDIREKAGDEPITMLTAYDAPTAGIVDDAGVDIILVGDSVGNVVLGHETTVPVSVDGIAHHVGAVSRATEDALVVADMPFLSFGVDEKDSLENAGRMLKEEGAEAVKLESGPHTVELTEKMVQLGIPVMAHLGLTPQHVNQYGGYPRQGTDQAAAERMLELAVKHEEAGAFSLVLEHVPSNLAAEITDALDIPTIGIGAGPHCDGQVLVFDDAVGISEWTPSFSEQFGNVRAEMESAVDDYVSAVESGQFPADEHSHEESDLEDIY from the coding sequence ATGGCTACCGTGCGGGATATCAGAGAGAAAGCAGGCGACGAACCGATTACGATGCTGACGGCCTACGATGCGCCGACGGCTGGAATCGTCGACGACGCCGGCGTCGACATTATTCTCGTCGGCGACAGCGTCGGTAACGTGGTGCTCGGCCACGAGACGACAGTACCCGTCTCCGTCGACGGGATCGCCCACCACGTCGGCGCGGTCTCACGCGCGACGGAAGACGCGCTGGTCGTCGCCGACATGCCGTTTCTCTCCTTCGGCGTCGACGAGAAAGACAGCCTCGAAAACGCCGGACGGATGCTCAAAGAGGAGGGCGCGGAAGCGGTCAAACTCGAGAGCGGCCCCCACACCGTCGAGTTAACCGAGAAGATGGTCCAACTGGGTATTCCAGTGATGGCTCATCTCGGCCTCACGCCCCAACACGTCAACCAGTACGGCGGCTACCCCCGGCAGGGAACCGATCAGGCGGCCGCCGAGCGGATGCTCGAACTCGCGGTCAAGCACGAGGAGGCGGGCGCGTTCTCGCTGGTACTCGAGCACGTCCCCTCGAATCTGGCGGCCGAGATCACCGACGCGCTGGACATTCCGACGATCGGCATCGGTGCGGGGCCCCACTGCGACGGGCAGGTGCTCGTCTTCGACGACGCCGTCGGCATCAGCGAGTGGACGCCCTCCTTCTCCGAACAGTTCGGGAACGTCCGCGCCGAAATGGAGTCGGCCGTCGACGACTACGTCTCAGCGGTCGAATCCGGCCAGTTCCCCGCCGACGAGCACAGCCACGAGGAGAGCGACCTCGAAGATATCTACTGA
- a CDS encoding DUF5822 domain-containing protein: MPEPVETSTPEGVDYGWVMQVTFVATILVGAPIVALLSVNADLPSWGARAEFAIRVGAPIWFLTAVAVFAYAKRTQE, translated from the coding sequence GTGCCAGAACCCGTCGAAACGAGCACTCCCGAGGGCGTCGACTACGGCTGGGTGATGCAGGTCACCTTCGTCGCCACGATCCTCGTTGGGGCCCCGATCGTCGCCTTACTCTCGGTAAACGCCGATCTGCCGAGTTGGGGCGCTCGAGCCGAGTTCGCGATCCGCGTCGGAGCCCCGATCTGGTTTCTGACGGCGGTCGCCGTCTTCGCGTACGCGAAGCGAACGCAAGAGTAG
- a CDS encoding HAD family hydrolase, whose protein sequence is MTTYDAVVYDLDGTLVDLDVDWGAVATDVLEVYERADVEPPSQDLWELLETASDVGLEADVESAIAAHERTGAETAPRLTHADELVERSVPVGVCSLNCESACRIALEEHDLLETVGAVVGRDTVDTWKPHPEPLLETVRTLEAEPETVLFVGDSPRDRLTAERAGVAFEFVGDGSTGV, encoded by the coding sequence GTGACCACGTACGATGCTGTCGTCTACGATCTGGACGGAACGCTCGTCGACCTCGACGTCGACTGGGGCGCCGTAGCTACCGACGTCCTCGAGGTCTACGAGCGCGCGGACGTCGAGCCACCGAGTCAGGACCTGTGGGAACTGCTCGAGACCGCGAGCGACGTCGGGTTGGAGGCGGACGTCGAGTCCGCCATCGCCGCCCACGAACGGACCGGTGCCGAGACTGCGCCGCGGCTGACCCACGCGGACGAGTTGGTCGAGCGGTCGGTACCTGTCGGCGTCTGCTCGCTCAACTGCGAGTCGGCCTGTCGAATCGCACTCGAGGAACACGACCTTCTCGAGACGGTCGGCGCCGTCGTCGGCCGGGATACGGTCGACACATGGAAGCCCCATCCGGAGCCGCTACTCGAGACGGTTCGGACGCTCGAAGCGGAGCCGGAAACGGTGCTGTTCGTCGGTGACTCGCCGCGGGATCGACTGACGGCAGAACGAGCGGGCGTTGCGTTCGAGTTCGTAGGCGACGGTTCCACCGGCGTTTGA
- a CDS encoding Rossmann-fold NAD(P)-binding domain-containing protein: MREDISRRTLLRNGGIGLVAMSTAGLAGCTSSLPVVGDDSASGPAVDRWLVDLSFSDLFDESELTDEYDDGELEGYDRTGFEFDTVVPQAVFDNEEELVVYWPLEQGSELRSTAGVTATDLDWQLTQHVEWEYDVTYTQETWDGTQSYEDERSASIDIGTLAGTFDPADVEDSLEDWADDQSAEDEDLSSEGEYEGFDLYAFEGSAFGVSESYVVRVAGSQSLDSVEALEAAIDVQTTSVGGLSETDDGDALLAQFESAHFASGELHEPRTVESKIERQYGDIDDIPDRQRDDLEEHFEDRLDDWELGLVGSASAYEFDGDMTDVHEVYLYETESDADAGELRDHVESNRDITDQWATIEDLSIDDEGRTLVLSGRVRTRALL, encoded by the coding sequence ATGAGAGAGGACATTTCACGACGGACGCTTCTTCGAAACGGGGGTATCGGACTCGTTGCGATGAGCACTGCAGGACTGGCCGGCTGTACGAGCAGTCTTCCGGTCGTCGGCGACGACAGTGCATCGGGACCGGCGGTCGACCGCTGGCTCGTTGATCTCTCGTTTTCCGATCTCTTCGACGAGAGCGAACTGACCGACGAGTACGACGACGGTGAACTCGAGGGGTACGACCGGACCGGGTTCGAGTTCGACACCGTCGTTCCACAGGCGGTCTTCGATAACGAAGAAGAACTCGTCGTCTACTGGCCACTCGAGCAGGGGTCGGAACTACGAAGCACAGCGGGCGTGACTGCCACGGATCTCGACTGGCAGCTCACCCAGCACGTCGAGTGGGAGTACGACGTGACCTACACGCAGGAAACCTGGGACGGAACCCAGTCCTACGAGGACGAGCGGAGCGCGTCGATCGATATCGGCACGCTCGCTGGTACGTTCGATCCCGCGGATGTCGAGGACAGTCTCGAAGACTGGGCCGACGATCAGTCCGCCGAAGACGAGGACCTTTCCAGCGAAGGTGAGTACGAGGGATTCGATCTGTACGCGTTCGAGGGCTCGGCCTTCGGCGTCAGCGAGTCGTACGTCGTCAGGGTCGCCGGCAGCCAGTCCCTCGATTCGGTCGAGGCGCTCGAAGCGGCGATCGACGTCCAGACGACGTCGGTCGGCGGCCTGTCCGAGACGGACGATGGCGACGCGCTGTTGGCGCAGTTCGAATCGGCCCACTTCGCGAGCGGCGAACTCCACGAGCCGCGGACGGTCGAATCCAAAATCGAGCGCCAGTACGGCGATATCGACGACATTCCGGACCGGCAACGGGACGATCTCGAGGAGCACTTCGAAGACCGACTCGACGACTGGGAACTGGGACTCGTCGGGTCAGCGAGCGCGTACGAGTTCGACGGCGACATGACCGACGTTCACGAGGTCTACCTCTACGAAACCGAGAGCGATGCCGACGCGGGCGAACTCCGCGACCACGTCGAGTCGAACCGCGATATTACCGATCAGTGGGCGACGATCGAAGACCTCTCGATCGACGACGAGGGACGTACGCTCGTTCTGTCCGGACGGGTTCGAACGCGGGCGCTGCTGTGA
- a CDS encoding helix-turn-helix domain-containing protein, producing the protein MTTIAELTLSNDEFALAKTLHRLPDLELRVESVVAEGPTRTMPLVWFSTDDPEDLEAALDSDPTVDDYQCLLETADDGEWFYRLQYGEDVSSVCASVYANGGTVLDAQVTDGQWTLRLLFPEREELSETVSAIENQDVRVDVRRMVEAGQDDDLETTAALTEPQQEAISEAYRQGYYDVPREISLEELADKLDISHQALSERLRRANRVLASEQLDEPSGELATD; encoded by the coding sequence ATGACGACGATTGCAGAGCTCACGCTGTCGAACGACGAGTTTGCGCTCGCGAAAACGCTCCACAGACTGCCCGACTTGGAGCTTCGAGTCGAGAGCGTCGTCGCCGAGGGACCGACGCGAACGATGCCCCTCGTCTGGTTCTCGACCGACGATCCCGAGGACCTCGAGGCGGCACTCGATTCGGATCCGACCGTCGACGACTACCAGTGTCTCCTCGAGACTGCCGACGACGGCGAGTGGTTCTATCGCCTCCAGTACGGCGAGGACGTCAGCTCCGTCTGCGCGTCGGTCTACGCCAACGGCGGCACCGTACTCGACGCGCAGGTCACCGACGGCCAGTGGACGCTCCGACTGCTCTTTCCCGAGCGCGAGGAGCTTTCCGAAACCGTCTCCGCCATCGAAAACCAGGACGTTCGCGTCGACGTCCGCCGGATGGTCGAAGCCGGCCAGGACGACGATCTCGAGACGACGGCCGCACTGACCGAACCCCAGCAGGAGGCCATCTCCGAGGCCTACCGTCAGGGTTACTACGACGTTCCTCGCGAAATTTCGCTCGAGGAACTCGCGGACAAACTCGACATCTCCCATCAGGCGCTTTCCGAGCGGCTACGCCGCGCGAACCGCGTCCTCGCGAGCGAACAACTGGACGAGCCGTCGGGCGAGTTGGCGACCGACTGA
- a CDS encoding HAD family hydrolase encodes MERYDLVYQLYDDYDTETLREYQAFVDVFPAVDSRVALEHWQEANEELERRKNEIRSDFASGETFAEVASRANRDQAFTALDLEAKYGRAVNVLVLDVDETLRSAGGTDNEIPRDTLHELTEFHEAGVPIVICTGQTLENVKGFAIQGLGSEIVHSGELSIVYEAGTGVFTPGHGAETKQLLYEELDDEIRDVFDDVRSRVLPEAPEDLRRGCHLQGNEFNVTMKPNYETGSTKARETIDTALVYLIDLLADAVGAALESNDNENGTAVLEDETIVDWTRAFYADQDPEIRGVLESEGEYPDLESDAVPETLADVLERIDVAYYEADAAEIGSLELNKVVGVERAFDVLDIDDPFSLVMGDSKSDLRVMQWVDETDAGIAAAPEHASQDTLEHVLETDGLVFDRGKSVDILRTVYALNRLARLD; translated from the coding sequence ATGGAACGCTACGACCTCGTCTATCAGCTGTACGACGACTACGATACGGAGACGTTGCGGGAGTATCAGGCGTTCGTCGACGTCTTCCCGGCGGTCGACTCCCGCGTCGCGTTAGAACACTGGCAGGAGGCGAACGAGGAACTCGAGCGCCGGAAGAACGAAATTCGATCCGACTTCGCATCCGGCGAGACGTTCGCGGAGGTCGCCTCCCGAGCCAATCGAGATCAGGCTTTCACGGCGCTGGATCTCGAGGCCAAGTACGGCCGCGCGGTGAACGTACTCGTTTTGGACGTCGACGAGACGCTACGGTCGGCCGGCGGAACCGACAACGAGATTCCACGCGACACGCTTCACGAGCTGACCGAGTTCCACGAGGCCGGCGTTCCGATCGTCATCTGTACCGGACAGACCTTAGAGAACGTCAAAGGGTTCGCGATTCAGGGGCTGGGAAGCGAAATCGTCCACTCGGGCGAGCTCTCGATCGTCTACGAGGCCGGGACGGGTGTCTTCACGCCGGGCCACGGCGCAGAAACGAAACAACTCCTCTACGAAGAACTGGACGACGAGATCCGGGACGTCTTCGACGACGTGCGCTCGCGGGTACTCCCGGAAGCCCCCGAGGACCTCCGGCGGGGCTGTCACCTGCAGGGCAACGAGTTCAACGTCACGATGAAGCCAAACTACGAGACCGGCTCGACGAAGGCCAGAGAGACCATCGATACGGCGCTGGTCTATCTGATCGACCTGCTCGCCGACGCCGTCGGCGCAGCGCTCGAGTCGAACGACAACGAGAACGGTACCGCCGTGCTCGAGGACGAGACCATCGTCGACTGGACGCGTGCGTTCTACGCCGACCAGGACCCCGAAATTAGGGGCGTCCTCGAGAGCGAGGGGGAGTACCCCGACCTCGAATCCGACGCCGTTCCCGAGACCCTCGCCGACGTCCTCGAGCGGATCGACGTCGCCTACTACGAGGCTGACGCGGCTGAGATCGGCAGCCTCGAACTGAACAAGGTCGTCGGCGTCGAGCGAGCGTTCGACGTGCTGGACATCGACGACCCGTTTAGTCTCGTGATGGGCGACTCGAAGAGCGATCTGCGCGTCATGCAGTGGGTCGACGAGACCGACGCGGGCATCGCGGCCGCGCCCGAACACGCCTCACAGGACACCTTAGAGCACGTCCTCGAGACGGACGGACTCGTCTTCGACCGCGGGAAGAGTGTCGACATCCTCCGAACGGTGTACGCGCTGAATCGGTTGGCTCGTCTCGATTGA
- the gfcR gene encoding transcriptional regulator GfcR encodes MKNVDDLIESAAELAARGLSKGEIADELNVSRETASWLVERSGATTEPTDQSTQTTQPAGGPQDIHVDWSAIGRDSKRMGAIAEAMADMLAKHGEDVDLTIGIEKAGGPIATLIARELETDLGTYTPAKHQWEEGDIEELGGTFSRNFAGIRDRECYIVDDTITSGTTMRETIEAIRAEGGEPLACVVLADKQGLEELEGVPVYSLLQVISVGKEK; translated from the coding sequence ATGAAAAACGTCGACGACCTGATCGAGAGCGCAGCCGAGCTCGCAGCGCGCGGGCTCTCGAAGGGGGAGATCGCGGACGAACTGAACGTCTCTCGGGAGACGGCGAGCTGGCTCGTCGAACGCAGCGGCGCGACGACGGAGCCCACGGATCAGTCGACACAGACCACCCAACCCGCGGGCGGCCCACAGGACATCCACGTCGACTGGTCCGCGATCGGTCGGGACAGCAAACGGATGGGGGCGATCGCGGAAGCGATGGCCGACATGCTCGCCAAACACGGCGAGGACGTCGATCTGACGATCGGTATCGAGAAAGCCGGCGGTCCGATCGCGACGCTCATCGCGCGCGAACTCGAGACGGATCTGGGGACGTACACCCCGGCGAAACACCAGTGGGAGGAAGGAGATATCGAGGAACTCGGCGGGACGTTCAGCCGGAACTTCGCGGGGATCCGCGACCGCGAGTGTTACATCGTCGACGACACCATCACCAGCGGGACGACGATGCGCGAGACCATCGAGGCCATTCGCGCCGAAGGTGGCGAGCCGCTCGCCTGTGTCGTCCTCGCGGACAAACAGGGACTCGAGGAACTCGAGGGCGTCCCGGTCTACTCGCTGTTGCAGGTCATCAGCGTCGGCAAGGAAAAGTAG
- a CDS encoding DUF4399 domain-containing protein — MSPNDGDVVTSPVEIEMEIEDFELQAVDADDGNDGGDDDEADAPDDGAGHLHVIVDEGCVDPGYLIPLEGGYLHPTEGVTQIELDLEPGEYDLCAQAGDDQHNAYNMIDELSIEVAEDVDDGNEDDESETGDDDDNETGDGDNDSDDEN; from the coding sequence GTGAGTCCGAACGACGGCGACGTGGTGACGTCCCCCGTCGAGATCGAGATGGAAATCGAGGACTTCGAACTGCAGGCGGTCGATGCCGACGACGGCAATGACGGTGGCGATGACGATGAGGCCGACGCACCCGACGACGGTGCCGGACACCTCCACGTCATCGTCGACGAGGGCTGTGTCGATCCGGGGTACCTGATCCCGCTCGAGGGCGGCTACCTCCACCCAACTGAGGGGGTAACCCAGATCGAACTCGACCTCGAACCGGGAGAGTACGACCTCTGTGCACAGGCCGGCGACGACCAGCACAACGCCTACAACATGATCGACGAACTCTCGATCGAAGTCGCCGAGGATGTTGACGACGGGAACGAAGACGACGAAAGCGAGACCGGTGATGACGACGACAACGAAACCGGTGACGGCGACAACGATAGTGACGACGAGAACTGA
- a CDS encoding transcription initiation factor IIB, translating to MTRSTRQRERTRETDETEDQEGVRACPECESDNLVKDSDRGELICEDCGLVVEEEKIDPGPEWRAFNHQERQEKSRVGAPTTQTMHDKGLTTTIDWKDKDAYGRSISSKKRSQMHRLRKWQERIRTKDAGERNLQFALSEIDRMASALGVPRSVREVASVIYRRALKEDLIRGRSIEGVATSALYAACRKEGIPRSLEEISEVSRVERKEIGRTYRYISQELGLEMRPVDPKKYVPRFCSELELSEEVQTKANEIIEKTAEKGLLSGKSPTGYAAAAIYAASLLCNEKKTQREVADVAQVTEVTIRNRYQEQIEAMGIHG from the coding sequence ATGACACGGTCCACCCGCCAGCGGGAGCGAACGCGTGAGACGGACGAGACCGAGGATCAGGAAGGGGTGCGTGCCTGCCCCGAGTGTGAATCGGACAATCTCGTAAAGGACTCCGACAGGGGTGAGCTCATCTGTGAAGACTGTGGGCTCGTCGTGGAGGAAGAAAAGATCGATCCGGGTCCTGAGTGGCGTGCGTTCAACCACCAGGAACGACAGGAGAAGTCCCGCGTCGGCGCGCCGACGACCCAGACGATGCACGACAAGGGACTGACCACGACGATCGACTGGAAGGACAAAGACGCCTACGGCCGGTCTATTTCCTCGAAAAAGCGCAGCCAGATGCACCGTCTGCGCAAGTGGCAAGAACGCATCCGTACCAAAGACGCCGGGGAACGAAACCTGCAGTTCGCGCTGAGCGAAATCGATCGAATGGCGTCCGCACTGGGTGTTCCGCGCTCGGTCCGCGAGGTCGCCTCCGTGATCTATCGACGCGCACTCAAAGAAGACCTCATCCGCGGGCGATCGATCGAAGGTGTGGCGACGTCCGCACTGTACGCCGCCTGTCGCAAGGAAGGCATCCCGCGAAGTCTCGAGGAGATTTCGGAAGTCTCACGCGTCGAACGCAAAGAAATCGGTCGCACCTATCGGTACATCTCACAGGAACTCGGTCTCGAGATGCGCCCCGTCGACCCGAAAAAGTACGTCCCTCGCTTCTGTTCCGAACTCGAACTCTCCGAAGAGGTCCAGACCAAGGCCAACGAAATCATCGAGAAGACGGCCGAGAAAGGGCTCCTCTCGGGCAAGTCACCGACCGGCTACGCCGCCGCCGCGATCTACGCCGCGTCCTTGCTCTGTAACGAGAAAAAGACTCAGCGCGAAGTCGCCGACGTGGCCCAGGTGACCGAGGTCACGATCCGGAACCGCTATCAGGAACAGATCGAAGCGATGGGAATCCACGGCTAA
- the rnhA gene encoding ribonuclease HI codes for MPVIECDVEAARERLEEAGVTVESGNTDHERWRASRGGATAVAYDDKVVIQGGDPQDIEALLREGGGRAHAYFDGACRGNPGPAATGWVIVSGDGIVAEGGERIGTATNNQAEYEALIAALEAAKDYGFDELHVRGDSELIVKQVRGEYDTNNPELREKRVTVHELLAAFDEWTLEHVPREVNDRADDLANEALDQG; via the coding sequence ATGCCGGTTATCGAGTGCGACGTCGAGGCGGCTCGAGAACGACTCGAGGAAGCGGGTGTGACGGTCGAATCCGGAAATACGGATCACGAGCGTTGGCGTGCGAGCCGCGGTGGCGCGACGGCCGTCGCGTACGACGACAAAGTCGTCATCCAGGGCGGAGACCCGCAGGATATCGAGGCGCTACTGCGCGAGGGTGGTGGCCGCGCACACGCGTACTTCGACGGCGCGTGTCGCGGCAATCCCGGGCCCGCGGCGACCGGTTGGGTGATCGTCAGCGGCGACGGGATCGTCGCCGAGGGGGGCGAGCGGATCGGCACCGCGACGAACAATCAGGCCGAGTACGAGGCGCTGATCGCGGCCCTCGAGGCTGCCAAGGATTACGGGTTCGACGAACTCCACGTGCGCGGTGACTCCGAACTCATCGTCAAGCAGGTCCGCGGCGAGTACGACACCAACAACCCCGAACTGCGGGAGAAACGCGTGACCGTCCACGAACTCCTCGCCGCGTTCGACGAGTGGACCTTAGAACACGTTCCCCGGGAGGTTAACGACCGCGCGGACGACCTCGCCAACGAGGCGTTGGATCAGGGCTGA
- a CDS encoding DUF7108 family protein, which yields MSDSNDPPAGSGRESERPQDAGETTANEDLPAEIVDEAERLTRLERTVPDEGEARAHAERRDELLDDHDFTYRIREDDGDDVLVLHPEEWHDDEAGVIRTDRIDDISRGVEVPLEGTADPDDWDAIEAHNRDLVERVNDRHGDVHGDNAALLADFVGNHYAKRIEDLTGAELQEFRTDYFVRNAWPSDEQRDAIEESITLVYETAGVSVPEQRVR from the coding sequence ATGTCCGATTCGAACGACCCGCCCGCCGGCTCCGGTCGGGAGTCCGAGAGGCCCCAGGATGCCGGGGAAACCACTGCGAACGAGGACCTTCCTGCCGAAATCGTCGACGAAGCGGAGCGGCTCACGCGACTCGAGCGTACCGTCCCCGACGAGGGCGAAGCACGGGCCCACGCCGAGCGACGCGACGAACTGCTCGACGACCACGACTTTACGTATCGAATCCGCGAGGACGACGGTGACGATGTGCTCGTGCTCCATCCCGAGGAGTGGCACGACGACGAGGCGGGCGTCATCCGAACCGACCGCATCGACGACATCTCGCGGGGCGTCGAAGTTCCACTCGAGGGAACGGCCGATCCCGACGACTGGGACGCGATCGAAGCGCACAATCGAGACCTCGTCGAACGCGTCAACGACCGCCACGGCGACGTTCACGGCGATAACGCCGCGCTGCTCGCCGATTTCGTGGGCAACCACTACGCGAAACGCATCGAGGACCTGACGGGCGCTGAGCTTCAGGAGTTTCGGACGGACTATTTCGTGCGAAACGCCTGGCCCTCGGACGAACAGCGAGATGCGATCGAGGAGTCGATCACGCTCGTCTACGAGACGGCCGGGGTATCGGTCCCTGAACAACGAGTCCGGTGA
- a CDS encoding PadR family transcriptional regulator, with amino-acid sequence MSEAQSISGDQSIARELTAFQNNILVILAKEPMYGLAIKRELEEYYGTEVNHGRLYPNLDELVDLGLVEKSELDKRTNQYSLTDDGYDAVLDGIQWTLSKVVTGDDRAEEISEIVENSY; translated from the coding sequence ATGTCAGAGGCACAATCAATCAGCGGCGATCAGAGTATTGCACGCGAACTTACCGCGTTCCAGAACAACATCCTCGTTATCCTCGCGAAAGAGCCAATGTACGGGCTGGCCATCAAGCGCGAACTCGAGGAGTACTACGGGACCGAAGTGAACCACGGCCGTCTCTACCCCAACCTCGACGAACTCGTCGATCTCGGTCTCGTCGAAAAGAGTGAACTGGACAAGCGAACGAACCAGTACTCGCTGACCGACGACGGCTACGACGCCGTCCTCGACGGCATCCAGTGGACGCTCTCGAAGGTCGTCACCGGCGACGACCGCGCTGAGGAGATCAGCGAGATCGTCGAGAACAGCTACTGA
- a CDS encoding inorganic diphosphatase: MVNLWEDLETGPNPPEEIYAVVECLKGERNKYEYDKDVPGVVLDRVLHSNVHYPSDYGFIPQSYYDDEDPFDVLVLVEDQTFPGCIIEARPVALMKMDDDGEQDDKVIAVPSEDPRYDHIEDLEDITQQQLDEIDEFFSSYKNLEEGKQVETQGWEDKQAAYDAIEHAQELYEENF, translated from the coding sequence ATGGTTAATCTCTGGGAAGACCTCGAGACTGGACCGAATCCACCCGAAGAGATCTACGCCGTCGTCGAATGTCTCAAGGGCGAACGCAACAAGTACGAGTACGATAAGGACGTGCCGGGCGTCGTCCTCGACCGTGTTCTGCACAGCAACGTCCATTATCCGAGCGACTACGGCTTCATCCCGCAGTCGTACTACGACGACGAGGACCCCTTCGACGTGCTCGTCCTCGTCGAGGATCAGACGTTCCCCGGCTGTATCATCGAAGCCCGCCCCGTCGCGCTGATGAAGATGGACGACGACGGTGAGCAGGACGACAAGGTCATCGCCGTCCCGTCTGAAGATCCGCGCTACGATCACATCGAGGACCTCGAGGACATCACCCAACAGCAACTCGACGAGATCGACGAGTTCTTCTCGAGCTACAAGAACTTAGAGGAAGGAAAGCAAGTCGAAACCCAGGGCTGGGAGGACAAACAGGCCGCCTACGACGCGATCGAACACGCACAGGAACTCTACGAAGAGAACTTCTAG